One genomic window of Deinococcus sp. Leaf326 includes the following:
- a CDS encoding branched-chain amino acid ABC transporter permease — protein MDFQTFGTVLLQVFVGGLSLGVLYAIIALGYTMVYGVLQLINFAHSEVFIAGGIVGFLVFDAVQASTMNGYLKLLLACIAAMAVSGLLNVVIERLAYRPLRGAQRLVPLITAIGVSLILQDLLRFLVGLRGQFDLSVPLPQGFSNPITSLLGINISLLNLQVKDLILIGVAAVMLIGLNLLVNRTQLGRAIRAVAHDRQTSGLMGIDANRIISLTFLIGGALGGLGGVMFAMKYQALNAYSGTLPGIKAFTAAVLGGIGSIPGAVLGGLVLGWLETLLGVISLFSSLPGLHWLGAIKAEYKDLGAFLALILILFLKPAGLLGRSAAEKV, from the coding sequence GTGGACTTTCAAACTTTCGGAACCGTGCTGTTGCAGGTATTCGTCGGCGGCCTGAGCCTCGGCGTGCTGTACGCCATCATCGCGCTCGGCTACACCATGGTGTACGGCGTATTGCAGCTCATCAACTTCGCGCACAGCGAGGTGTTCATCGCCGGGGGCATCGTCGGCTTCCTGGTCTTCGACGCCGTGCAGGCCTCGACCATGAACGGCTATCTCAAACTGCTCCTCGCCTGTATCGCGGCCATGGCCGTCTCGGGCCTGCTCAACGTGGTCATCGAGCGCTTGGCCTACCGGCCACTTCGCGGCGCGCAGCGGCTCGTGCCGCTGATTACGGCGATCGGCGTCTCGCTGATCTTGCAGGACCTGCTGCGCTTCCTGGTCGGCCTGCGCGGGCAGTTCGACCTGAGCGTGCCGCTGCCCCAGGGCTTCAGCAACCCCATCACATCGCTGCTGGGCATCAACATCTCGCTGCTGAACCTTCAGGTCAAGGACCTGATCCTGATCGGGGTGGCGGCCGTCATGCTCATCGGGCTGAACCTGCTCGTCAACCGCACGCAGCTCGGGCGCGCCATTCGCGCCGTGGCCCACGACCGCCAGACCTCGGGCCTGATGGGGATCGACGCCAACCGCATCATCAGCCTGACCTTCCTGATCGGGGGCGCGCTCGGCGGCCTGGGCGGCGTGATGTTCGCCATGAAGTACCAGGCCCTGAACGCCTACAGCGGCACGCTGCCGGGCATTAAGGCGTTTACGGCGGCGGTGCTGGGCGGCATCGGCAGCATTCCCGGCGCGGTGCTGGGCGGGCTGGTGCTGGGCTGGCTCGAGACGCTGCTGGGGGTCATCAGCCTCTTCAGTTCGCTGCCGGGTCTGCACTGGCTGGGGGCCATCAAGGCCGAGTACAAGGACCTGGGCGCCTTCCTGGCCCTGATCCTGATTCTGTTCCTCAAGCCGGCCGGTCTGCTGGGCCGCTCGGCCGCGGAGAAGGTGTAA